Proteins encoded together in one Terriglobus saanensis SP1PR4 window:
- a CDS encoding alpha/beta hydrolase: MAIEAVEDLLGPAGRLEALLNTGLPDARFAAVVCHPHPPSGGTMHTKVVFHTAKALNSFGFPVLRFNFRSVGKSEGEYSKGTGEVEDVRAAMDWASAKYGLPLIMAGFSFGANMALRAGCGDSRVKGLIGLGTPVEAGGRNYTYEFLQNCTQPKLFVTGAEDPFAPRAVMERTFADAPPPITSIWIEGAEHFFAGTPASPLPKLNEMRAAIEGWVGSTFLVK; encoded by the coding sequence ATGGCGATTGAAGCAGTAGAAGATCTTCTGGGACCTGCGGGACGGCTTGAGGCTTTGCTGAATACTGGTTTGCCGGATGCCCGGTTTGCGGCTGTGGTCTGTCATCCGCATCCGCCAAGCGGTGGAACGATGCATACCAAGGTGGTATTTCACACTGCGAAAGCACTGAACAGCTTTGGCTTCCCTGTTCTGCGGTTCAACTTTCGTTCGGTCGGGAAAAGCGAGGGAGAATACTCCAAGGGGACGGGTGAGGTGGAAGACGTACGTGCCGCCATGGATTGGGCGTCGGCGAAGTATGGCCTACCGCTGATCATGGCCGGATTTTCTTTCGGAGCCAACATGGCGCTGCGCGCTGGATGCGGCGATTCCCGCGTGAAGGGACTCATCGGCTTGGGAACTCCTGTAGAGGCCGGTGGACGAAATTACACCTATGAATTTCTGCAGAATTGCACCCAGCCGAAGTTATTCGTAACAGGCGCTGAAGACCCGTTTGCTCCGCGCGCGGTCATGGAACGGACGTTCGCCGACGCGCCTCCGCCGATTACTTCGATCTGGATCGAAGGTGCAGAGCATTTCTTCGCAGGGACGCCTGCGTCTCCCCTGCCGAAGTTGAACGAGATGCGGGCAGCTATTGAAGGTTGGGTAGGATCAACTTTCCTCGTTAAATAG
- a CDS encoding aspartate aminotransferase family protein — protein sequence MSRFNQDSEASRTLLRDNEFLLPVYSRYPVVMDRGEGAHMFDTSGNRYLDLMGGLGVNALGHAHPRMLAAMADQAEHMVHLSPQFTSVASVNLAERLCQLSGLASVFYSTGGSEAVEGALKLARAYGHKNFGAHKTRIVSLNGSYHGRTYGSLSVTGQAKYRDDFDPGLPGVDFVDREDFAQLEAAVTGDTCCILLEPILGEGGVYELSPTYMAHARALADRHSALLIFDEIQCGLGRTGEWFAYLASGVLPDALILGKPLGGGLPLSALVVHEDLVHTLGVAKHGSTLGGSPIACRLGLEYLSVVEDEGLLAKVADTGSYLREKLVEIANNSEIVVEARGRGLIQGIELTIPARPIVEAALAQGLMLNVVQGNVIRFLPPFLLTREQVDTTVNILAKLLQDAAKQSAAPAPATLSA from the coding sequence ATGTCACGTTTCAATCAGGATTCTGAAGCCTCTCGAACGCTCCTTCGCGACAATGAGTTCCTTCTGCCCGTCTACTCCCGCTACCCAGTCGTGATGGATCGCGGAGAGGGCGCTCATATGTTCGACACCTCCGGTAACCGCTACCTCGATCTCATGGGTGGCCTCGGAGTCAATGCGCTGGGTCACGCCCACCCCCGCATGCTCGCGGCGATGGCGGACCAGGCCGAGCACATGGTGCATCTCTCGCCCCAGTTCACCTCTGTCGCCTCGGTAAATCTTGCGGAGCGCCTCTGCCAGCTCTCCGGCCTTGCCAGCGTCTTCTACTCCACCGGTGGATCCGAGGCCGTGGAAGGCGCGCTCAAACTCGCCCGCGCCTACGGCCACAAGAACTTCGGCGCACACAAGACGCGCATCGTCTCGCTCAACGGTTCTTACCATGGCCGCACATACGGTTCGCTCTCGGTCACCGGGCAGGCCAAGTACCGTGATGACTTCGATCCCGGTCTTCCCGGCGTAGACTTCGTCGATCGTGAAGATTTTGCCCAACTTGAAGCTGCAGTCACAGGAGATACCTGCTGCATTCTGCTGGAGCCGATCCTCGGCGAAGGTGGCGTGTACGAACTTTCGCCTACCTACATGGCGCATGCCCGCGCTCTTGCCGACCGTCACTCGGCACTCCTGATCTTCGACGAAATCCAGTGCGGTCTTGGCCGTACCGGAGAGTGGTTCGCTTATCTGGCGTCGGGCGTTCTGCCGGATGCCCTCATTCTGGGTAAGCCGCTCGGTGGTGGCCTCCCGCTCTCTGCGCTTGTTGTGCATGAAGATCTAGTGCATACCCTTGGCGTTGCCAAGCACGGCAGTACGCTCGGTGGAAGCCCGATAGCCTGCCGTCTCGGCCTGGAGTATCTCTCCGTTGTGGAAGACGAGGGTCTCCTGGCCAAGGTCGCGGACACCGGATCCTATCTTCGTGAGAAGCTCGTAGAGATCGCCAACAACTCTGAAATCGTCGTAGAAGCACGCGGTCGCGGTTTGATTCAGGGGATTGAGCTTACGATCCCCGCTCGTCCTATCGTAGAGGCTGCTCTCGCACAGGGGCTTATGCTGAACGTCGTGCAGGGAAATGTAATCCGCTTCCTGCCGCCGTTCCTCCTCACACGAGAACAGGTCGACACTACGGTAAATATCTTGGCTAAGCTCCTGCAGGATGCTGCCAAACAGAGCGCAGCCCCGGCTCCAGCAACTTTGTCTGCTTAG
- a CDS encoding GAF domain-containing sensor histidine kinase: MEKSYQTRILAVALALATLAVCILAGLNFSREGDFDMPTDGVLWSETANGLVALHVPADSPAQRAGIREDDVLVAANDHPTPRLAQLERQIFHTGSWGHATYSIVRRVRGSAVPARLDAQVILEPTDRSINQGLRLIALVYLLIGLYVLFRRWTAPKATHFYIFCLTSCVLYACKSSGQFDGLDWTFYWGNIVAGALQPALFLHFAVTFGEGISKLRRTVVSTALYLPGLLIAALQVVAIEVFSATENLRHRLDEIGIGYLALYYVIAAVVFYMRYRRSDQPLERQQLKWLSRGTLLSVIPFTLFYVIPYLSELPVPSPVLKAAGLTLVFLPLTFAWAIVRYRLMDTDLIFKRGVTYTLATAALVGVYFAVVGLSAEIAHTRLPSLKIWGLVAVIVATALIFDPIKTAIQGRLDRVFDRKRYDYRETLIEFSRGLSSETDLAALAQSIVERLSQTLLVARVAVFLAPVGEDSQGPQLAAAHGLTPGEIARILENAPNAGFLRFDAEHHHEENGHIFLEKPEDARTLVEKDRSLAATLDMHYFLPCRVADRRTGRARAIAVIGLGRTQDDDFLSSEDMEFLESLAGYIGIAIQNAQLFRSLETKITEFERLKEFNENIVESIKVGIFTLDLEDRIESWNAEMEVMYALSRGEALGRSITEVFPASFVEAFERSKTESGTHHLSKVRLQMLAGETRTANIAIAPLLTRDFVSVGRIVLVDDITGRVELEAQLTQAEKLSSIGLLAAGVAHEVNTPLAVISSYTQMLRKQTSDDPRLSMVLDKITQQTFRASEIVNGLLNFSRKTSSEFVPVDMNAVLKETVALLEHQFRTAKVTVQADLAATLPCVDGSQGKLQQVVLNLMLNAKDAMADSTTPHLTVATRATDTHVLLSISDKGSGIDPAHLHKIYDPFFTTKNAPREGQHKGTGLGLAVSYGIVQEHGGKIRVDSAVGQGTTFHLEFPISGLQQTVDASSRGYAGEQQTEKIAHA, from the coding sequence ATGGAGAAGTCCTACCAAACGCGGATTCTTGCCGTTGCGCTGGCCCTGGCGACGTTGGCAGTCTGCATTCTGGCTGGACTGAACTTTTCGCGCGAAGGCGATTTCGACATGCCGACGGACGGCGTGTTATGGTCCGAGACGGCCAACGGCCTCGTCGCTCTTCATGTTCCTGCGGATTCTCCGGCACAACGCGCTGGTATCCGCGAAGATGATGTCCTGGTTGCTGCGAATGACCACCCGACGCCTCGGCTAGCACAGCTCGAACGCCAGATCTTTCACACGGGATCCTGGGGCCATGCGACCTACAGCATTGTGCGCCGCGTCAGAGGTTCGGCAGTCCCTGCACGGCTGGATGCGCAGGTCATTCTGGAACCGACGGACCGGTCGATCAACCAGGGACTTCGCCTGATCGCTCTGGTGTACCTGCTCATCGGGCTTTATGTCCTCTTCCGGCGATGGACGGCACCGAAGGCGACTCACTTTTATATCTTCTGCCTGACCTCCTGCGTTCTGTACGCCTGTAAATCGTCGGGGCAATTCGACGGGCTTGACTGGACTTTTTACTGGGGCAATATCGTTGCAGGCGCATTGCAGCCTGCTCTCTTCCTGCACTTCGCCGTGACCTTTGGTGAAGGCATTAGCAAATTGCGTCGTACCGTGGTTTCTACGGCGCTGTATCTCCCCGGACTGCTAATCGCTGCCTTGCAGGTCGTCGCGATCGAGGTGTTCTCCGCCACGGAGAACCTGCGCCATCGGTTGGACGAGATCGGGATTGGTTACCTCGCGCTTTATTACGTGATCGCGGCGGTGGTCTTCTACATGCGGTATCGCAGAAGCGACCAGCCGCTGGAACGCCAGCAGCTCAAGTGGCTCTCCCGCGGCACCTTACTATCGGTGATCCCATTCACCCTCTTCTACGTCATCCCTTATCTGAGCGAACTGCCGGTTCCCTCTCCGGTCCTGAAGGCAGCGGGACTGACGCTGGTGTTCCTGCCGCTGACGTTTGCCTGGGCGATTGTGCGCTATCGCCTGATGGATACGGACCTGATCTTCAAACGCGGCGTGACGTATACCCTGGCCACGGCGGCTCTGGTGGGAGTGTACTTTGCCGTTGTTGGTCTCTCTGCAGAGATAGCGCATACTAGGCTGCCAAGTCTAAAAATTTGGGGCCTGGTCGCCGTGATCGTGGCGACTGCGCTGATCTTTGACCCCATTAAGACCGCGATCCAAGGACGTCTCGATCGGGTATTTGATCGAAAGCGCTATGACTATCGCGAAACGCTGATCGAGTTCAGCCGCGGTCTGAGTTCAGAGACGGATCTGGCGGCACTGGCCCAATCCATTGTTGAGCGCCTCTCGCAGACGCTCCTGGTGGCACGTGTAGCGGTCTTTCTGGCTCCTGTGGGCGAGGATTCTCAAGGACCGCAGCTCGCAGCTGCCCATGGACTCACGCCCGGTGAGATCGCGCGCATTCTTGAAAACGCCCCGAATGCGGGATTTCTTCGTTTTGACGCCGAGCATCACCATGAAGAAAACGGCCATATTTTCCTGGAAAAACCAGAAGATGCACGCACTCTTGTAGAGAAGGACCGAAGTCTGGCCGCAACGCTGGATATGCACTACTTCCTTCCCTGCCGCGTCGCAGATCGCAGAACGGGACGAGCACGAGCCATCGCAGTGATTGGCCTTGGAAGAACCCAGGACGACGATTTTTTGTCGAGCGAAGACATGGAGTTTCTCGAATCGCTGGCGGGCTACATCGGCATTGCCATCCAGAACGCGCAACTCTTCCGTTCGCTCGAAACGAAGATCACCGAGTTTGAACGGCTCAAGGAGTTCAACGAGAACATCGTCGAGTCGATCAAGGTCGGCATCTTTACGCTCGATCTTGAAGATCGGATCGAGAGCTGGAATGCCGAGATGGAAGTAATGTATGCCCTCTCGCGCGGCGAAGCCCTGGGACGCTCTATTACAGAGGTTTTCCCTGCCAGTTTTGTCGAGGCGTTTGAGCGGTCGAAGACCGAGAGCGGGACCCACCACCTCTCAAAAGTCAGGCTCCAGATGCTGGCGGGCGAAACGCGGACCGCAAACATCGCGATCGCTCCCCTGCTGACGCGCGACTTCGTCTCGGTGGGGCGCATCGTCCTGGTTGACGATATTACGGGACGGGTCGAACTCGAGGCACAGCTCACCCAGGCTGAGAAGCTTTCCTCCATCGGTCTTTTGGCAGCAGGCGTGGCGCATGAGGTGAATACTCCCCTCGCAGTGATTTCTTCGTACACGCAGATGTTGCGTAAACAGACCTCCGACGATCCTCGTCTCAGTATGGTGTTGGATAAGATCACGCAGCAGACATTCCGCGCCTCCGAGATTGTGAATGGACTTCTGAATTTTTCACGCAAGACGTCTTCCGAGTTTGTCCCGGTGGATATGAACGCGGTACTGAAAGAGACCGTGGCACTGCTGGAGCATCAGTTCCGTACGGCGAAGGTCACGGTGCAGGCGGATCTGGCCGCCACTCTTCCTTGTGTCGACGGTTCCCAGGGCAAGCTGCAACAGGTCGTGTTGAACCTGATGTTGAACGCCAAGGATGCGATGGCAGACTCCACAACACCTCACTTGACGGTAGCGACACGCGCAACGGACACGCATGTGCTCCTGTCGATTTCGGATAAAGGAAGCGGCATCGATCCGGCGCATCTGCACAAGATCTACGACCCTTTCTTTACCACCAAGAATGCGCCCCGCGAGGGACAACATAAAGGCACTGGATTGGGACTGGCCGTCAGCTATGGCATCGTGCAGGAGCACGGCGGAAAGATTCGCGTCGACAGTGCGGTAGGCCAGGGAACAACATTCCATCTGGAGTTCCCTATTTCGGGGCTGCAGCAGACCGTGGACGCATCGTCACGCGGTTATGCGGGCGAACAACAGACGGAGAAGATAGCACATGCCTGA
- a CDS encoding sigma-54-dependent transcriptional regulator has product MPEALMDFAGAVPAVTGGRILIIDDESGIRDSLELLLTLEGFTVSLAQEGISGMDTLSHEEFDLLLLDLSMPGENGIDLLPKIKALRPEMPVIMITAYGTVSNVVDALRAGAENFIQKPWDNEKLLADIRMAVARNRSETEVIQLKKTLKQRYSFDNIVGKSEPMLKLLDVVAQVAPSRSTVLIQGESGTGKELIAKALHMHSQRKDKPFVAINTGAVPSDLLESTLFGHVKGAFTSAIAAKKGLFEVADGGTLFLDEIGTMPMETQAKILRALQERKFMQVGGVHEISVDVRVVAAANVNLLQAVKEGRFREDLYYRLSVITLELPPLRTRKQDIPLLADFFLKRYSDENGLPLRKLSLEALRAMMDYEWPGNVRELENSMERGVVLSTEVVIPPELLPQQVIGNSYSANLLDHKLDASLFDIMEEIERRILTDRLERCNWNQTETAEFFKVPLSTLNQKIKRLNIEIRKRVRD; this is encoded by the coding sequence ATGCCTGAGGCCTTAATGGATTTTGCCGGAGCAGTTCCCGCGGTTACGGGTGGACGCATTCTGATCATCGACGATGAGTCAGGTATACGCGATTCGCTTGAGTTGCTCTTAACCCTGGAGGGCTTCACGGTAAGTCTTGCTCAGGAAGGGATCAGTGGGATGGACACGCTCTCCCACGAAGAGTTTGATCTGCTCCTGCTGGATCTCTCCATGCCCGGGGAGAACGGAATCGATCTGCTGCCGAAGATCAAGGCGCTGCGTCCGGAGATGCCCGTCATCATGATCACGGCGTACGGCACGGTCAGCAACGTCGTGGACGCCCTGCGCGCTGGCGCCGAGAACTTCATTCAGAAGCCGTGGGACAACGAAAAGCTGCTCGCCGACATTCGCATGGCGGTCGCGCGAAACCGGTCTGAGACCGAGGTCATTCAGCTCAAGAAGACGCTGAAACAGCGCTACTCTTTCGACAATATTGTGGGCAAGAGCGAACCGATGTTGAAGCTGCTCGACGTCGTCGCGCAGGTCGCACCCAGCCGATCCACCGTTCTGATTCAGGGCGAGAGCGGCACTGGCAAGGAGCTAATCGCAAAAGCTCTCCACATGCACTCGCAGCGGAAAGACAAGCCCTTCGTGGCGATCAATACAGGAGCAGTTCCCTCCGATCTTCTGGAGTCCACGCTCTTTGGACATGTAAAGGGAGCTTTCACTTCAGCGATCGCCGCGAAAAAAGGACTCTTTGAAGTCGCCGATGGGGGAACGCTCTTTCTCGACGAAATCGGCACGATGCCGATGGAGACCCAAGCCAAGATCCTTCGTGCGCTGCAGGAACGAAAGTTCATGCAGGTAGGTGGCGTGCACGAAATCTCCGTGGATGTCCGCGTTGTCGCTGCGGCGAATGTAAACCTTCTACAGGCAGTGAAAGAAGGGCGATTCCGCGAGGATCTCTACTATCGCCTATCGGTAATCACGCTGGAGCTTCCGCCACTGCGCACGCGCAAGCAGGACATCCCGTTGCTGGCTGACTTCTTCCTTAAGCGCTATTCGGATGAGAACGGTTTGCCCCTGAGAAAGCTGTCTCTGGAAGCACTCCGTGCCATGATGGACTATGAGTGGCCGGGCAATGTGCGCGAGCTGGAAAATTCGATGGAGCGTGGCGTGGTGCTTTCGACGGAAGTGGTCATTCCTCCGGAGCTTTTGCCGCAGCAGGTCATCGGCAACTCGTATTCCGCGAACCTGCTGGATCACAAGTTAGACGCTTCCCTCTTCGACATTATGGAAGAGATCGAGCGTCGAATTCTCACGGATCGTTTGGAGCGCTGCAACTGGAACCAGACGGAGACGGCGGAGTTCTTCAAGGTGCCGCTCTCTACGCTGAACCAGAAGATCAAGCGCTTGAATATCGAGATCCGGAAGCGCGTGCGCGACTAG
- a CDS encoding zinc-dependent dehydrogenase has translation MSLNIPTEMQAAVYRGIDDVRIETVPVPSVGSGEVIVKIHTCGICGTDLKKIHTGSHTAPRIFGHEMAGTIVAVGESVSEYKVGDRVMAFHHIPCGACFFCRKKTYAQCETYKKVGCTAAFEPSGGGFAEYIRVMDWIVAKGLIRIPDDIPFEQASFIEPVNTTYKAIDLLHLEPDDTVLVIGQGPIGIMLAALAKRTGAAVLTSDLYPERHAVAAEFGLNHPLDARGDVVAACKAATEGRGADVALVAVGADALIATAMDAIRPGGRVCLFASTQHGTASIDPAAVCMDEKTLMGSYSSSVAIQDEAIEAVFSGYRDGSFDLTKLISHRFSLAEAVEGIHLASNPQPDSMKIVIQP, from the coding sequence ATGTCTCTGAACATTCCTACCGAAATGCAGGCCGCCGTCTATCGCGGCATCGACGACGTCCGCATCGAAACCGTCCCCGTTCCTTCCGTCGGATCCGGCGAAGTGATCGTGAAGATTCACACCTGCGGCATATGCGGAACCGACCTCAAGAAGATCCACACCGGCTCCCACACCGCGCCGCGTATCTTCGGCCACGAGATGGCGGGGACCATCGTTGCCGTGGGCGAATCCGTGTCGGAGTACAAAGTTGGCGACCGCGTCATGGCCTTCCATCACATTCCTTGTGGTGCCTGCTTCTTCTGCCGCAAGAAGACCTACGCCCAATGCGAGACCTACAAGAAAGTCGGTTGCACCGCAGCCTTCGAGCCATCCGGTGGGGGCTTCGCAGAGTACATCCGCGTGATGGACTGGATTGTAGCGAAGGGGCTCATCAGGATCCCCGACGACATTCCCTTCGAGCAGGCCTCATTTATCGAACCGGTCAACACGACCTACAAGGCCATCGACCTGCTCCATCTCGAGCCCGATGACACAGTGCTCGTCATTGGTCAGGGACCGATCGGCATCATGCTCGCCGCGCTCGCAAAGAGGACCGGAGCAGCCGTCCTGACTTCTGATCTTTACCCGGAGCGGCACGCCGTTGCGGCAGAGTTTGGACTGAACCATCCGCTGGACGCACGCGGCGACGTTGTAGCGGCTTGCAAGGCCGCCACAGAGGGACGCGGTGCCGATGTGGCATTGGTCGCAGTTGGAGCAGATGCGCTGATTGCCACTGCAATGGACGCCATCCGCCCCGGAGGCCGCGTCTGCCTCTTCGCTTCAACCCAGCATGGAACGGCATCCATCGATCCAGCGGCGGTCTGCATGGACGAGAAAACGCTGATGGGTTCGTATAGTTCTTCCGTAGCAATTCAGGATGAAGCGATCGAGGCTGTGTTTAGCGGATATCGCGATGGCAGCTTTGATCTGACTAAGCTCATCTCGCATCGCTTCTCGTTAGCAGAGGCAGTCGAGGGAATTCATCTCGCATCGAATCCGCAGCCGGACTCGATGAAGATCGTGATCCAGCCATAA
- a CDS encoding phosphorylase: MPNLAILAALPREIAAVVRGTRPDADLLRQGIHLHRLPGCIVVAAGMGSRRVTLALESALKTSPGITTLISAGLAGACTGRLTPGTVTEAGMIIDAQSGERHTAAAEGTTLITTHAIASVQEKIRLAATYKADLVDMEAATVARLAAAHGLRFRAIKAVSDAHDFELASLSHFATQHGHFRTGAFAFHTALRPHTWRKTMHLGRNSNRALAALTVALNAAINEVH; the protein is encoded by the coding sequence GTGCCAAATCTCGCCATCCTCGCCGCTCTGCCCCGTGAAATCGCTGCCGTCGTTCGTGGCACCCGGCCCGACGCAGATCTCCTTCGGCAGGGGATTCATCTTCACCGCCTCCCCGGATGCATCGTGGTGGCTGCCGGCATGGGATCACGCCGGGTCACGCTTGCGCTCGAAAGTGCTCTCAAAACCTCTCCCGGGATTACTACGCTCATCAGCGCAGGTCTCGCTGGAGCCTGCACGGGGCGCCTCACACCGGGCACCGTCACGGAAGCTGGCATGATCATTGACGCGCAATCCGGTGAACGTCACACGGCAGCCGCAGAGGGCACCACACTGATCACCACCCACGCCATCGCCAGCGTCCAGGAAAAAATTCGTCTGGCTGCAACTTACAAGGCTGATCTCGTGGATATGGAAGCAGCCACCGTCGCTCGCCTGGCCGCTGCGCATGGCCTCCGTTTCCGCGCCATCAAAGCCGTCTCAGACGCGCATGACTTTGAACTCGCTTCGCTCTCGCACTTCGCCACGCAACATGGACACTTCCGCACAGGGGCCTTCGCTTTTCATACCGCTCTTCGTCCGCACACCTGGCGAAAGACCATGCACCTCGGCCGAAACTCCAACCGCGCCCTCGCTGCACTGACCGTGGCCTTGAACGCAGCCATCAACGAAGTGCATTAA
- a CDS encoding DUF3175 domain-containing protein has translation MAVAKKSPIKKISTKKSAAKKSTSHASSGGTRKWSAKVTTDSTHPDEGLFKKGAATIARELASKEVSPKGPGSGMRMLTFYINRAGHNLPENRKKVLERAKVLLKDRMEQEK, from the coding sequence ATGGCTGTTGCAAAGAAATCCCCAATAAAGAAGATCTCGACTAAGAAGTCTGCGGCGAAGAAGTCGACTTCGCACGCGAGCTCCGGCGGTACGCGGAAGTGGTCTGCCAAAGTCACTACCGATTCAACCCATCCGGACGAGGGCCTCTTCAAAAAGGGAGCGGCAACGATCGCACGGGAACTTGCGTCGAAGGAAGTTTCGCCAAAGGGGCCGGGAAGCGGCATGAGGATGCTGACGTTTTACATCAACCGTGCCGGGCACAATCTGCCAGAGAACAGGAAGAAGGTGTTGGAGCGGGCGAAGGTGCTGTTGAAAGATCGGATGGAACAAGAAAAATAG
- the hpnA gene encoding hopanoid-associated sugar epimerase: MKVFLTGSTGFVGSHVARAYAAQGAQLRLLARKTSNLTSIEGIPADLILGDLRNPATFRSALAGCDAIVHVAADYRLWVPDPDEMYKANVEGTRDLLRFAREEGVPKAVYTSSVATMGFKTDGTIVDENTPVTEDAMIGHYKRSKYMAEQEAIAAARFGQHVVILNPTTPIGPGDLKPTPTGRIVVDFLNKKFPAYVDTGLNLVDVSEIARMHVAALDHGRSGERYILGGENLTLKQILDKMSAISGLPSPSMKVPHAVAMAFAFFDENWTGRLRGREPRATVEAVRMGRKKMYASSAKAERELGFHVVPVYKALRAAMDWFVAHGYAPPFEHRAP; the protein is encoded by the coding sequence ATGAAAGTCTTTCTTACAGGTTCCACCGGATTCGTAGGTTCGCATGTGGCCCGCGCCTACGCTGCGCAGGGAGCGCAACTCCGTCTTCTCGCCCGTAAGACTTCGAATCTCACCTCGATTGAGGGCATCCCTGCGGACCTCATCCTGGGCGACCTGCGCAATCCTGCGACCTTTCGCTCAGCTCTCGCTGGCTGCGATGCCATCGTGCACGTCGCTGCGGACTACCGCCTCTGGGTACCCGACCCGGACGAGATGTACAAGGCGAACGTCGAAGGCACACGCGACCTTCTGCGCTTCGCGCGTGAGGAGGGCGTGCCGAAGGCTGTCTACACCTCATCCGTCGCCACCATGGGCTTCAAAACCGACGGCACGATCGTTGACGAGAACACTCCCGTCACGGAAGACGCGATGATCGGGCACTACAAGCGTTCCAAGTACATGGCGGAGCAGGAAGCCATCGCCGCGGCGCGCTTTGGACAGCACGTCGTCATTCTGAATCCCACCACTCCCATCGGTCCCGGCGATCTCAAACCGACGCCGACTGGCCGCATTGTCGTTGATTTCCTCAATAAGAAGTTTCCTGCCTACGTGGACACCGGCCTGAACCTCGTCGATGTGAGCGAGATCGCACGGATGCATGTGGCCGCGCTCGACCACGGCCGGTCCGGCGAACGTTACATCCTTGGCGGAGAGAATCTCACCCTCAAGCAGATTCTCGATAAGATGTCCGCCATCTCCGGCCTGCCTTCGCCGAGCATGAAGGTGCCTCACGCCGTCGCCATGGCCTTCGCCTTCTTCGATGAGAACTGGACAGGCAGACTACGTGGACGCGAGCCTCGCGCTACTGTAGAGGCGGTCCGGATGGGTCGCAAGAAGATGTATGCGTCCTCCGCTAAGGCAGAACGAGAACTTGGGTTCCACGTGGTGCCCGTGTACAAGGCGCTCCGTGCCGCAATGGATTGGTTCGTTGCCCACGGCTACGCTCCGCCCTTTGAACACCGCGCGCCATAG
- a CDS encoding SDR family NAD(P)-dependent oxidoreductase codes for MRLRNKVALITGGNNGIGLATAKRFVSEGAKVSITGRDQKALDTASVELGPDHLATQVDVTDYPAMEKMIQATVERFGRLDVIFANAGIASITPLGATSVVAFEEVLRVNLTSVFFLIQAALPHLREGASIIFNSSYLTLGGLPGTSSYVACKAALRGMARVMGAELSPRKIRVNVITTGPIDTQVWSILASTPEEMSGLHQKLAKTVPLGRMGLPVEIANTALFLASDESSFIQGTEIVVDGGVTSSPLGAPIYH; via the coding sequence ATGAGATTAAGGAACAAAGTGGCCCTGATCACGGGCGGAAATAACGGCATCGGGCTAGCGACCGCCAAGCGGTTTGTTTCTGAAGGGGCCAAGGTGTCGATTACCGGCAGAGACCAGAAGGCGCTGGATACGGCAAGTGTCGAACTGGGGCCGGATCATCTCGCGACGCAAGTGGACGTCACGGATTACCCGGCGATGGAGAAGATGATTCAAGCGACTGTGGAGAGGTTTGGCCGCTTAGACGTGATCTTCGCGAATGCAGGTATTGCGAGTATCACACCTCTCGGAGCAACCTCTGTGGTGGCCTTTGAAGAAGTTCTCAGGGTAAATCTTACTTCGGTATTTTTCCTGATACAGGCTGCCTTGCCACATCTGCGCGAAGGAGCTTCCATCATCTTCAATAGTTCTTATCTCACTCTAGGCGGACTTCCAGGCACCTCCTCGTATGTCGCATGTAAAGCAGCATTACGCGGTATGGCACGCGTGATGGGTGCGGAATTATCTCCCCGTAAAATTCGTGTCAATGTAATTACGACCGGTCCTATAGATACGCAGGTCTGGTCTATTCTTGCGTCTACTCCGGAAGAGATGAGTGGGCTGCATCAAAAGCTGGCGAAAACAGTTCCATTGGGCCGTATGGGGCTTCCCGTTGAGATTGCGAACACCGCATTGTTTCTTGCCTCAGACGAGTCGTCCTTTATTCAAGGAACGGAGATTGTCGTCGACGGTGGCGTGACAAGTAGCCCCTTGGGAGCGCCGATCTATCACTAG